A stretch of the Terriglobales bacterium genome encodes the following:
- a CDS encoding tetratricopeptide repeat protein: MDSGEPIQPDVPPTPASGDRLDSWKEIAAYLKRDVRTVQRWEKKEGLPVHRHLHEKLGAVYAFRSEIDTWWRERSPVLQAEGHDQEVPPHPDGKAATVTRFGRSAWLSLALLVVVLLAAAVWLAPSAVRSRFPRWAARDREPIRSLAVLPLANLSRSSDDVPFVDGIHEALITDLAKMRNVKVISRTTMETYRDSHKTLPEIARELNVDTVVEGSVLRHGSKVRITAKLIRARDEQSLWADDYERETLDSLSLVGTMAQGIAQGIQANLTQEERARLAGRGPASTEALDAYLQGRYHLNQRTLQEVKLGADYFEKAIRIDPAYAPAHAGLADAYILLGAISYDWVEPTKVIPKAEYEARKALELDPSLGEAHVSLANIQLIYYWDFASAERGFRKAEELDPNNATAHHWYARLLTQSGRWDQALTELQHALQYDPKSLPINLGLAWYFYMAQRFDESITQCNHVLELDPTFLQARLVMAMAYDGKGMYAQALEAAQSDPRLRQNPAAFDRIPALHMVLGRTYAHAGRVAEARHKLDRLKALSREHYVPALYLAILAAALGDNNDAFRYLEQGYAERSEGLLYVGVEPGFRDLRRDPRFGDLLRRIGLPSIRLQQR; encoded by the coding sequence GGAGAAGAAGGAAGGGTTACCTGTACACCGGCATTTGCACGAGAAGCTGGGCGCGGTGTACGCGTTCCGCTCGGAGATCGATACTTGGTGGAGAGAACGCAGCCCCGTGCTGCAGGCTGAGGGGCACGATCAGGAAGTACCGCCGCACCCGGACGGAAAAGCCGCTACCGTTACCCGCTTCGGGCGGAGCGCCTGGTTGTCGCTGGCTTTGCTTGTCGTTGTCCTGTTGGCGGCAGCAGTCTGGCTGGCTCCTTCTGCTGTGCGCAGCCGGTTTCCTCGCTGGGCTGCGCGGGACCGGGAACCCATTCGTTCGCTCGCTGTGCTGCCTCTCGCCAATCTTTCCCGCAGTTCGGACGATGTGCCCTTCGTCGACGGCATCCATGAGGCCCTTATCACCGACTTGGCCAAGATGCGCAACGTCAAGGTGATCTCCCGCACCACCATGGAAACCTACAGGGACTCGCACAAGACCCTGCCCGAGATCGCCCGGGAGTTGAACGTCGATACCGTCGTCGAGGGGTCCGTGCTGCGCCATGGGAGCAAAGTCCGCATTACTGCCAAGCTCATCCGGGCCCGGGATGAGCAGTCCTTGTGGGCCGATGACTACGAGCGCGAGACCCTGGATTCACTGAGTCTGGTTGGAACCATGGCCCAGGGGATCGCCCAAGGCATCCAGGCCAATCTGACTCAGGAAGAACGTGCCCGGCTGGCAGGTCGTGGCCCAGCCAGTACCGAAGCCCTGGATGCCTACTTACAGGGCCGCTATCACCTCAACCAGCGGACCCTCCAAGAGGTCAAGCTCGGTGCCGACTACTTTGAGAAGGCCATCCGCATTGACCCGGCGTACGCGCCCGCCCATGCCGGTCTCGCGGATGCATACATTCTCCTGGGCGCCATTTCCTACGATTGGGTAGAACCCACCAAGGTGATTCCCAAAGCTGAGTACGAAGCCCGCAAGGCTTTGGAGCTCGATCCCTCCCTAGGCGAAGCCCACGTGTCCCTGGCCAACATCCAGCTTATCTATTACTGGGATTTCGCCTCCGCAGAGAGGGGCTTCCGTAAAGCGGAAGAACTCGATCCCAACAACGCCACCGCCCACCATTGGTATGCCCGCTTGCTGACCCAGTCCGGCCGCTGGGACCAGGCTCTCACCGAGCTTCAGCATGCTCTCCAATACGATCCCAAGTCGCTGCCCATCAACCTTGGTCTGGCCTGGTACTTCTACATGGCCCAGCGCTTCGACGAATCCATCACCCAGTGCAACCACGTCTTGGAACTCGACCCCACCTTCCTCCAGGCTCGCTTGGTGATGGCCATGGCTTACGACGGGAAAGGAATGTACGCCCAGGCTCTTGAGGCAGCACAATCCGATCCCCGTCTTCGTCAGAACCCCGCCGCTTTCGATCGCATTCCGGCGCTCCACATGGTGCTGGGGCGTACCTACGCCCATGCCGGCAGGGTCGCAGAAGCTAGGCACAAACTGGATCGGCTCAAGGCGCTGTCCCGTGAGCATTACGTTCCCGCCCTCTATCTCGCCATCCTGGCGGCTGCCCTGGGCGATAACAACGACGCCTTCCGCTATCTGGAGCAAGGCTATGCCGAACGTTCGGAAGGGCTCCTGTATGTGGGGGTCGAGCCGGGTTTCCGAGACCTGCGTCGCGATCCCCGCTTCGGCGACCTCTTGCGCCGCATCGGCCTGCCTTCCATCAGGCTGCAGCAGCGTTGA